The Betta splendens chromosome 4, fBetSpl5.4, whole genome shotgun sequence genome contains a region encoding:
- the creb3l3a gene encoding cyclic AMP-responsive element-binding protein 3-like protein 3-A, which translates to MEHYSDQGSDGIELLDWLFDQNDGILRHVEAGHGGSRHPWPNPEPSMLQPPQRADSDFLSALLSGNDSESGSPLWSPSPSDSGISEDPPSDQMDSPRRPESPPGDTRFFGAKLHSKAALEANVSIDLNGWDPSFPTGRTRITQCRLPPCSGFPLTVKDLLLSGAPEPPPPPSQQSIQELILNEDEKKLLAKEGVTLPTQLPLTKYEERILKKIRRKIRNKQSAQESRKKKKEYIDGLESRMAACNAHNQELQRKVSQLEKCNISLMEQLRRLQALVMNTSGKTAQAGTCVLVLLLSFSLILFPSLKPLSDTKVSQGDFSPVRIQSRSLQNLQASRVLHVMDPPLPAEDESEHLHRHLPGDRGLDGIAALMEELAVNREPSGLEAASLNGTQEGGTGHFHVDPITGHVASVTLDPQRSARLRPHADDM; encoded by the exons ATGGAGCATTACTCAGATCAG GGCTCTGACGGCATCGAGCTGCTCGACTGGCTGTTTGATCAGAACGACGGCATTCTCCGTCACGTGGAGGCAGGACACGGCGGCAGCCGGCACCCGTGGCCAAACCCGGAGCCCAGC atgctgcagccgccgcagcgcGCGGACAGCGACTTCCTCAGCGCCCTCCTGAGTGGAAACGACTCGGAGTCAGGCTCGCCGCTCTGGTCGCCGTCCCCCAGCGACAGTGGGATCAGCGAGGACCCTCCCTCAGACCAGATGGACAGCCCACGACGACCCGAGAGCCCCCCCGGAGACACTCGGTTCTTTGGTGCGAAGCTCCACAGCAAGGCGGCTCTGGAAGCCAACGTCTCCATCGACCTCA ATGGCTGGGATCCCAGCTTCCCCACAGGGAGGACGAGGATCACCCAATGCAGGCTGCCGCCGTGCTCCGGTTTCCCTCTGACCGTCAAAGACCTGCTCCTGTCTGGGGCGCCGGAGCCC CCCCCACCGCCGTCCCAGCAGTCCATTCAGGAGCTGATTCTCAACGAGGACGAGAAGAAGCTTTTAGCCAAAGAAGGGGTGACGCTGCCCACTCAGCTGCCTCTCACCAAG TACGAGGAACGGATCCTGAAGAAGATACGGAGGAAGATTCGTAATAAGCAGTCTGCCCaggagagcaggaagaagaagaaggagtatATAGATGGGCTGGAGAGCAG gaTGGCTGCCTGCAACGCACAcaaccaggagctgcagagaaaagTGTCCCAGCTGGAGAAGTGCAACAT ctccctgaTGGAACAGCTGCGCCGGCTGCAGGCTCTGGTCATGAACACATCTGGCAAGACGGCCCAGGCTGGGACATGTGTACTG gtgctgctgctgtccttcTCTCTAATCCTCTTCCCCAGCCTCAAGCCCCTCTCCGACACCAAGGTCAGCCAAGGAGACTTCAGTCCAGTCAGAA TCCAGTCACGGtccctgcagaacctgcaggcCTCGCGGGTGCTGCATGTCATGGATCCCCCGCTGCCCGCCGAGGACGAGTCCGAGCATCTGCACCGGCACCTCCCGGGAGACCGGGGGCTGGACGGCATCGCGGcgctgatggaggagctggcAGTGAACCGGGAGCCATCCGGTTTGGAGGCCGCGTCTCTGAACGGCACTCAGGAGGGAGGCACGGGTCATTTTCATGTAGATCCAATTACTGGTCACGTAGCTAGCGTGACCTTGGACCCCCAGCGCTCTGCCAGGCTGCGACCGCATGCTGATGACATGTAG